A section of the Candidatus Acetothermia bacterium genome encodes:
- the ugpC gene encoding sn-glycerol-3-phosphate ABC transporter ATP-binding protein UgpC produces the protein MAEVRLNEVTKKFGGFTAVDRVTLEAQDAEFVVLVGPSGCGKTTTLRMVAGLEEVTAGDIFIGDRRVNDVPPKDRDIAMVFQNYALYPHMDVYNNMAFGLKLRKFPKREIDRRVREAAELLGITDKLRAKPRELSGGQRQRVALGRAIVRNPKVFLFDEPLSNLDAKLRVRMRAELQELHQRLKTTTVYVTHDQVEAMTLGHRVAVMKDGVVMQYDDPQTIYDHPANMFVAGFIGSPPMNFLEARLVEENGRLYVQGKGFKLLVPEDRATDAVRGYVGKDVVFGLRPEDIRTPEMVREQQPGRAFVGRVRVREPLGDELIVYADCAEDEVVAKLDPHLAIQPGQDVTFLAAMERMHLFDKETEQAVR, from the coding sequence ATGGCGGAGGTCCGGCTTAACGAGGTCACCAAGAAGTTCGGGGGGTTCACCGCGGTGGACCGCGTGACCCTGGAGGCTCAGGATGCGGAGTTCGTCGTGTTGGTGGGGCCTTCGGGCTGCGGCAAGACCACCACCCTGCGCATGGTCGCGGGCTTGGAGGAGGTCACCGCCGGGGACATCTTCATCGGAGACCGCCGGGTGAACGACGTCCCCCCTAAGGACCGGGACATCGCCATGGTGTTCCAGAACTATGCCCTGTACCCGCACATGGACGTGTACAACAACATGGCGTTCGGTCTCAAGCTCCGCAAGTTCCCGAAGAGGGAGATCGACCGTCGGGTGCGGGAGGCGGCCGAGCTCCTCGGGATCACCGACAAGCTGCGGGCCAAGCCCCGCGAGCTCTCCGGTGGCCAGCGCCAGCGGGTGGCCCTGGGCCGGGCCATCGTCCGCAACCCCAAGGTGTTCCTGTTCGACGAGCCCCTGTCCAACCTCGACGCGAAACTCCGCGTGCGCATGCGGGCCGAGCTTCAGGAGCTCCACCAGCGGCTCAAGACGACCACCGTGTACGTGACCCACGACCAGGTGGAGGCGATGACCCTTGGCCACCGGGTGGCGGTGATGAAGGACGGCGTGGTCATGCAGTACGACGATCCGCAGACGATCTACGACCATCCGGCGAACATGTTCGTGGCCGGGTTCATCGGTTCCCCGCCCATGAACTTCCTCGAGGCCCGTCTGGTGGAAGAGAACGGCCGCCTGTACGTGCAGGGCAAGGGGTTCAAGCTCCTCGTCCCGGAGGACCGGGCCACGGACGCCGTGCGCGGCTATGTGGGCAAGGACGTGGTGTTCGGCCTTCGCCCGGAGGACATCCGGACCCCGGAGATGGTGCGGGAGCAGCAGCCGGGCCGGGCGTTCGTGGGCAGGGTGCGGGTGCGGGAGCCGCTAGGGGACGAGCTGATCGTGTACGCCGACTGCGCCGAGGACGAGGTGGTGGCCAAGCTCGACCCGCACCTGGCAATCCAACCCGGCCAAGATGTGACCTTCCTCGCGGCGATGGAGCGGATGCATCTGTTCGACAAGGAAACCGAGCAGGCGGTCCGGTAA